One genomic window of Gossypium hirsutum isolate 1008001.06 chromosome D11, Gossypium_hirsutum_v2.1, whole genome shotgun sequence includes the following:
- the LOC121223553 gene encoding protein WHAT'S THIS FACTOR 1 homolog, chloroplastic-like: protein MASRLFSLAKSFLNPKFPNPRSFSTSFLITKTPKKHKPKRPKPDSPRTRSVTPDSNKIPHFESLLARDAKYRFLTKTKEFLSKQPEQILRLDDAGKLYRELGFPRGRKVTKFISRYPLLFTSYRHSDNKIWLGFTDFMDQLLLEERSIMEAMEEDRVTRIRKLLMMSKNKRIPLSKIYHKRLIFGIPEDFRDKIGKYPDYFRLVVEDDGKQILELVNWDPSLAVSALEKEFLVNEDKVKKAFKFPVKYGKDLGLEENDVKKLNLLNTLPLVSPYSDGWKLDSWSLEAEKYRVGIIHEFLSLTLEKRALIHHIVEFKEEFSLTRQTYEMLKRQPWTFYLAGTEMNWAVFLKDGYDENGNLIDKDPLLVINEKLYKFAQMQEEEEEEGEISGFREKLRGD, encoded by the coding sequence ATGGCTTCCCGCCTTTTTTCCCTCGCAAAATCCttcttaaaccctaaattcccAAATCCACGCTCCTTCTCCACCTCTTTTCTCATAACCAAAACCCCCAAGAAACATAAACCCAAACGCCCCAAACCCGATTCTCCTCGCACCAGATCCGTCACACCCGACTCGAACAAAATCCCCCATTTTGAATCCCTCCTCGCCCGTGATGCCAAGTACCGATTCCTCACCAAAACCAAAGAATTCCTATCCAAACAACCCGAACAGATCCTCCGCCTCGACGACGCCGGAAAACTGTACCGGGAACTCGGATTCCCCCGCGGCCGTAAAGTCACCAAATTCATTTCCCGCTATCCGCTGCTCTTCACCTCTTACCGTCACTCCGACAATAAAATCTGGCTCGGGTTTACTGATTTTATGGACCAATTACTCCTCGAAGAGAGATCAATCATGGAAGCCATGGAAGAAGATCGAGTCACGAGAATCCGTAAATTATTAATGATGTCGAAGAATAAACGGATTCCATTAAGCAAAATTTATCATAAACGGCTTATATTTGGAATTCCTGAGGATTTCAGGGACAAAATCGGGAAATACCCTGATTATTTTCGTCTCGTGGTTGAAGATGATGGGAAACAAATCCTTGAGTTAGTAAATTGGGATCCAAGTTTAGCTGTTAGTGCTTTGGAGAAGGAGTTTTTAGTGAATGAAGATAAGGTTAAGAAAGCTTTCAAGTTTCCGGTTAAGTATGGTAAAGATTTAGGATTGGAGGAAAATGATGTGAAGAAGCTTAACTTGCTAAACACGTTACCATTAGTTTCGCCTTATTCTGACGGTTGGAAGTTGGACTCGTGGAGTTTGGAAGCGGAAAAATATAGGGTTGGAATTATACATGAGTTTTTGAGCTTGACTTTGGAGAAAAGAGCTTTGATACATCATATTGTGGAGTTCAAGGAGGAGTTTAGTTTGACTAGGCAAACTTATGAGATGCTCAAGAGACAACCTTGGACGTTTTATTTGGCCGGGACGGAGATGAATTGGGCGGTGTTTTTGAAGGATGGGTATGATGAGAATGGTAACTTAATTGATAAGGATCCACTGTTGGTTATCAATGAAAAACTTTATAAGTTTGCTCAAatgcaagaagaagaagaagaagaaggagagatTTCTGGATTTAGGGAGAAATTACGAGGGGATTGA
- the LOC121223555 gene encoding serine/threonine-protein kinase D6PKL1, which translates to MSSYTGTCEIVEAGRELKPVQRSVRSSRLHSGSGLSDKDRKPPVLKLGYKDSLEGDINRLFESINLKGPKGLSVSYQGDASSSSLKKNALKKPIAMGMPHSPRIGGSERLSLKHALRDLCISRASEMAAMKRLSMSTSSPRFSEAGRIKSLFDTVVVESSGGSGHRIDEGNQGVVEISLVPEESKLQSLSQSTNSSPRFVCATTEISTEASTSSRTDVSASRQVGTKAPKAELHRKEEHTSAGNNTVEPEKTVPASTKLPKRASTPKSGRKVRLQVVATSSSMNGNKVNRMTRNAPRVAKTVVRNKSLVKKKIKPESISTTSNGVNSSSDSTMSQLVCQRCQCSMKNSSNESNQDSMKSNASGVSAEVNSNPVKLAENNSNKTQPPIPRAKKKSPKSRGKGDFSQSPSSLGDSTSTSISDYSNLSRSSCGNRPHMSKDVKWEAIRHVKIQDGILGLRHFNLLKKLGCGDIGTIYLAELIGTNCFFALKIMDNEYLVRRKKMPRAQTEREILRMLDHPFLPTLYTQFTSDNLSCLVMEYCPGGDLHVLRQRQPGRCFSEPAARFYVAEVLLALEYLHMLGVIYRDLKPENILVREDGHIMLTDFDLSLRCSVNPTLLKSSSNLDPARMSGSCGGSGCAEPFCIEPSCQIRCFSPRLSPAPTKTKTVRPSHASQVRSLPQLVAEPTDARSNSFVGTHEYLAPEIIKGEGHGAAVDWWTYGVFLYELLYGKTPFKGAGNDETLANVVLQSLTFPESPIVSVQARELIRGLLVKEPENRLGTEKGAAEIKQHPFFEGLNWALIRCAVPPELPELYEFGFPAVMSPKTKSNYLECKAAGEQLEFELF; encoded by the exons ATGAGTTCATATACTGGTACTTGTGAAATTGTTGAGGCAGGCAGAGAGTTGAAACCAGTACAACGATCTGTCCGGTCATCTCGATTGCATTCTGGATCAGGTTTAAGTGACAAAGATCGGAAGCCACCTGTGTTGAAACTAGGATACAAGGATTCTCTTGAAGGTGATATTAATCGGCTTTTCGAGTCTATCAATCTTAAAGGTCCGAAAGGTTTAAGTGTTTCGTATCAAGGAGATGCAAGCTCGAGCTCTTTAAAGAAAAATGCTTTGAAGAAACCGATTGCAATGGGGATGCCCCATTCCCCGAGAATAGGTGGCTCGGAGCGGTTGTCATTGAAACATGCATTAAGGGATCTTTGTATTTCCAGGGCATCGGAAATGGCTGCTATGAAAAGATTATCGATGTCAACTAGTTCTCCGAGGTTCTCCGAAGCTGGAAGGATAAAAAGTTTGTTCGATACGGTTGTAGTTGAATCTAGCGGTGGATCTGGTCATCGGATAGATGAAGGTAACCAAGGCGTGGTTGAAATATCGTTGGTGCCTGAAGAAAGCAAATTGCAGTCATTGAGCCAAAGTACTAATTCTTCACCTCGGTTTGTTTGTGCCACGACAGAAATTAGCACTGAAGCTTCTACATCAAGTCGAACTGATGTTTCTGCATCGAGACAAGTTGGAACTAAAGCACCAAAAGCAGAGCTTCATCGGAAAGAGGAGCATACTTCTGCTGGTAATAATACAGTAGAACCGGAAAAGACTGTGCCAGCTTCAACAAAGTTACCAAAACGAGCATCAACACCAAAGTCGGGACGAAAGGTCCGGCTGCAAGTTGTTGCTACTTCTAGCTCAATGAATGGCAACAAGGTAAACAGGATGACAAGAAATGCACCACGGGTAGCGAAAACGGTTGTCCGGAACAAGAGTTTGGTCAAGAAGAAAATAAAGCCGGAATCCATTTCCACCACTAGCAACGGAGTTAACAGCAGCTCGGATTCCACTATGAGTCAATTAGTTTGTCAGAGATGTCAATGCTCTATGAAGAATTCAAGTAACGAGTCTAATCAAGATTCCATGAAGTCAAATGCATCCGGGGTTAGTGCTGAAGTTAACTCAAATCCTGTGAAATTGGCTGAAAACAATTCTAACAAAACCCAACCTCCCATTCCAAGGGCTAAAAAAAAGAGCCCAAAATCGAGAGGTAAGGGAGACTTTTCCCAAAGTCCGAGTAGCCTTGGTGATAGTACTAGCACGAGCATTAGTGATTACAGCAATTTAAGTCGGTCTAGCTGTGGGAATAGACCTCATATGTCCAAGGACGTTAAATGGGAAGCCATCCGACATGTTAAGATACAGGATGGAATCTTGGGGTTGAGACATTTCAATCTTTTAAAGAAGCTCGGTTGTGGGGACATCGGGACAATATATCTTGCTGAACTTATTGGTACAAACTGCTTCTTTGCGTTAAAGATCATGGACAACGAATATTTGGTAAGAAGGAAGAAAATGCCAAGGGCTCAAACTGAGAGAGAAATATTAAGGATGCTCGATCATCCTTTTCTACCAACGTTATATACACAATTCACTTCCGATAACTTATCTTGTTTGGTTATGGAGTATTGTCCGGGTGGAGACCTTCATGTCCTTCGTCAAAGGCAGCCTGGGAGATGTTTTTCCGAGCCCGCAGCTAG GTTTTATGTAGCTGAGGTCCTTCTCGCCTTGGAGTACTTGCACATGCTTGGAGTTATTTACCGCGATTTGAAACCCGAAAACATTCTTGTTCGAGAAGACGGCCATATTATGCTCACGGATTTTGATCTTTCACTTAGATGCTCGGTTAATCCAACTCTTCTAAAATCCTCATCGAATTTGGATCCTGCAAGGATGTCTGGTTCGTGTGGAGGATCGGGTTGCGCTGAACCCTTTTGCATTGAACCATCGTGTCAAATCCGTTGCTTCAGTCCTAGGTTATCGCCTGCTCCTACAAAAACAAAGACGGTAAGACCAAGCCATGCTTCCCAAGTTAGATCATTGCCACAACTCGTGGCCGAGCCTACTGATGCAAGATCCAATTCCTTCGTTGGAACACATGAGTACTTGGCTCCCGAGATCATTAAAGGAGAAGGTCATGGAGCCGCCGTTGATTGGTGGACTTACGGTGTCTTTCTTTACGAGCTTCTCTATGGTAAGACACCTTTTAAAGGTGCAGGGAACGATGAAACGCTAGCTAATGTCGTGTTACAAAGCCTTACATTTCCGGAGAGTCCTATTGTTAGTGTCCAAGCAAGGGAACTCATTCGAGGTTTGTTGGTAAAGGAGCCTGAGAATCGTTTGGGAACGGAAAAAGGAGCTGCCGAGATCAAGCAACATCCGTTTTTCGAAGGTTTGAATTGGGCTTTGATACGATGTGCTGTCCCACCGGAACTACCTGAGTTGTATGAATTCGGGTTTCCAGCAGTGATGTCCCCGAAAACAAAGAGCAATTATTTGGAATGTAAAGCTGCTGGAGAGCaacttgaatttgaattattttaa
- the LOC121223556 gene encoding BTB/POZ domain-containing protein FBL11, translating into MASSSGDDEFVVLVCSDPNNQIETDISNEEIVISTTDFSTWDYPSTLSFSTFKIQAHRNRLIEESSYFRGLLSGSFSESCLDYISIQWQSETFLNVVRCIFGFRLDITSKNFIPLFQAALYFGVEMLLMQLKSWLSEASLSKDPGLFQIQLEDLIDIWDFGLELDNGFVQEICASYLARNFMWAMSNKIFKDTPYELLLLCIKHPHLTIDGEKHLSDALLIWLHSNTEQLERSSKTECEFFDILKQIRISLLPLWFAAGKRSSISFSELANESVDSIFKLMKVTPKGSMNVLGDGDLSHLRIRLTKYSKKVDLSGCPQITPMILLLSFLPNNHNSYLALRKTIKESASNFEQADGSKCQITQSLLPTLSFEAVLEVDISGCLKLPLEDAIDYFSNSFPFLRRVKAAYLLNFKMTTLYRLIQKCSLVSEVDITVDVNPLISSQLSVISSSSAVISVAPNRAYFVGDKFSMTSLYHLGPSLSNITKLTLEGRSDVCDSHIQYISKFCASLCYLNLKGCISVTDVCMANLIRRCTKLQSLLVCHTSFGMNSVLALCNASPSFSNSQSAQFGKRPLDSLASNLQLLHMGGCKCADEASLLELLSQTQMLKSLCLRDTNLVDSALCSFSGSLLEVLDVSNTMISGAALHHVVCTNPGLKCLNARGCKNLFQPENTKKEAKISSSYSCEELFIELGRTCRLEEIALGWGLSYFSLQALKPAILSLRVMTVGLGGTLPEDSLRLLPTTCPLLESLVLYFQVISDCMIINILTSLRQLQTLALCYCLGDISISSFNISMPNLRILKLERVTPWMTNNDLVLLTRNCANLVELSLLGSKLNSDAQCIISHGWPGLISLHLEDCGEVTENGVSSLFNCIALENLLLRHNGSGIQRNFILEAASKMPMLRQVALDVCDAKEGDFDLPDDADRYSLRSVKIARCKSTRCNVGSHFADTTRKPVHRETLVLVWNSTNVVKTVVKERL; encoded by the exons ATGGCGTCAAGCTCCGGCGACGATGAGTTCGTTGTTCTCGTATGCTCCGATCCTAATAACCAGATCGAAACTGATATCTCCAATGAAGAAATCGTTATTTCCACAACGGATTTCTCCACTTGGGATTACCCTTCCACTCTCTCTTTCTCAACGTTCAAAATCCAAGCTCATCGGAATAG GCTTATTGAAGAATCTTCCTACTTCCGTGGCCTTCTCAGTGGAAGTTtcag TGAATCATGCTTGGACTATATTTCAATCCAGTGGCAATCGGAAACTTTTTTGAATGTCGTTAGATGCATCTTTGGCTTCCGTTTAGACATCACTTCTAAGAATTTCATCCCTCTTTTCCAG GCAGCGCTTTATTTCGGAGTGGAAATGCTTCTCATGCAGTTGAAATCTTGGCTTTCTGAGGCGTCCTTATCCAAGGATCCTGGGCTGTTTCAAATACAATTAGAGGATCTGATCGATATATGGGATTTTGGTTTAGAACTTG ATAATGGTTTTGTTCAAGAAATATGTGCAAGCTACCTAGCAAGAAACTTT ATGTGGGCCATgtctaataaaattttcaaagacaCGCCTTATGAGTTGTTGTTACTTTGCATAAAGCATCCCCATTTGACTATAGACGG TGAGAAGCACCTTTCTGATGCACTATTAATTTGGCTTCATTCTAATACAGAACAGTTGGAAAGATCAAGTAAGACAGAATGTGaattttttgacattttaaagcAG ATCCGCATTAGCCTTTTGCCATTATGGTTTGCTGCGG GAAAAAGAAGTTCTATCAGTTTTTCTGAGCTTGCAAATGAGAGTGTTGACTCAATTTTTAAACTAATGAAAGTTACACCAAAAGGATCAATGAATGTTTTAGGCGATGGTGACTTGAGTCATCTCAGAATTCGATTGACCAAATATTCCAAG AAAGTGGACCTTTCTGGTTGTCCACAGATAACACCAATGATTCTGCTCTTGTCTTTTCTTCCAAATAACCATAATTCATATTTGGCGTTGAGAAAAACTATCAAAGAATCTGCTAGTAACTTTGAACAAGCTGATGGAAGTAAATGTCAAATCACACAGAGTTTGCTGCCTACTTTGTCCTTTGAAGCAGTACTAGAGGTGGATATATCAGGTTGTCTGAAGCTACCTCTTGAAGATGCTATTGATTACTTTTCAAATTCATTTCCATTTTTAAGAAGGGTGAAAGCTGCTTATCTTTTGAACTTCAAGATGACCACTTTGTATAGGTTGATTCAGAAGTGTTCTCTGGTCTCTGAAGTTGATATAACTGTTGACGTAAATCCACTTATTTCATCACAACTGTCAGTTATATCCTCAAGCTCAGCTGTAATTTCAGTGGCACCAAACAGGGCATATTTTGTTGGTGATAAGTTTTCTATGACATCTCTTTATCATTTGGGACCTTCACTATCAAATATCACAAAGCTGACATTGGAGGGCAGAAGTGATGTCTGTG ATTCGCACATCCAGTATATCTCAAAATTCTGTGCCTCCTTATGTTATTTGAATCTTAAGGGGTGCATCTCAGTGACAGATGTCTGCATGGCAAATCTTATTCGCAGATGTACAAAGCTACAGTCACTTCTAGTTTGTCATACTTCTTTTGGAATGAATTCAGTTCTAGCTCTTTGCAATGCTAGTCCTAGTTTTAGTAATTCTCAGTCTGCACAGTTTGGAAAAAGACCTTTGGATTCATTGGCGTCTAATCTTCAATTACTGCACATGGGTGGCTGCAAGT GTGCCGATGAAGCTTCTTTACTAGAGCTTTTGTCCCAAACACAAATGCTGAAGAGTCTTTGCTTGAGGGACACAAATCTTGTTGACAGTGCTCTTTGTAGCTTCTCGGGTTCTCTGTTGGAGGTGCTTGATGTTTCAAATACAATG ATTTCTGGCGCGGCATTACATCATGTTGTCTGCACAAATCCTGGCCTTAAGTGTTTGAATGCAAGAGGTTGTAAAAATTTGTTTCAAccagaaaatacaaaaaaagaggCAAAAATCTCTTCCTCATATTCATGTGAAGAACTCTTTATCGAGCTTGGTAGGACATGCCGATTAGAAGAAATTGCACTAGGATGGGGGctttcatacttttctttacaaGCCCTAAAACCTGCAATTTTGTCGTTGAGAGTAATGACTGTGGGTTTGGGTGGAACATTACCTGAAGATTCACTGAGATTACTGCCCACCACATGTCCTTTGTTGGAATCATTAGTTCTTTATTTTCAG GTAATATCTGATTGCATGATAATCAACATACTGACATCCTTAAGGCAATTGCAAACTTTGGCTTTGTGCTACTGTCTTGGTGATATATCCATTTCAAGCTTCAACATATCTATGCCAAATCTGCGGATATTGAAGCTCGAGAGAGTAACTCCTTGGATGACTAATAATGACTTGGTTCTTCTGACTCGGAACTGTGCAAACTTGGTTGAACTTTCCTTGTTAGGATCCAAACTTAATTCAG ATGCTCAATGTATCATTTCACACGGATGGCCAGGCTTGATTTCTCTCCATCTCGAG GACTGTGGGGAAGTGACCGAAAATGGCGTTTCTTCTCTTTTCAACTGCATTGCTCTTGAAAATCTCTTGCTTCGCCATAAT GGCTCTGGTATACAAAGAAACTTCATCCTTGAAGCTGCTTCAAAA ATGCCAATGCTTCGGCAAGTAGCGCTCGATGTGTGTGATGCAAAAGAAGGTGATTTCGACCTTCCAGAT GATGCTGACAGGTATTCTTTGAGAAGTGTGAAGATTGCCCGATGCAAGTCGACTAGATGCAATGTAGGCTCCCATTTTGCAGACACTACTAGAAAACCAGTGCATAGGGAGACACTAGTACTGGTATGGAACAGCACAAATGTTGTTAAAACAGTCGTGAAGGAAAGGCTATAG